GCCACTTTCTAGAGGCCTGATAATTGATGTTTAATCCAGCGAAATTGCTAGTAAGCTCTTGTACTTGCGTTTTATCTTTTTGAGGAATGGTATTCCTATCCTGACGTTCTTCAATTTTCAAGGCTCCGCCCTGAAGGCCCCAGGGGTTTTGAGCCTGCTTCATCCGCTGATAGTCATTAAAATTGAAAGCCTGCTCCCCGATATTATTGGCATCTAGAATGGCATTCAGACTTAAATCCTTACTGTAGTAAAATGAATTTCCATGGCCGGCATAGCTATTTCTTAAACCTGCTCCTAAAGTAAGATCACCAAAAACCATTGATTTCTGATCTTCCTTTAAAGTAATGTTCATAGCTATTTGATCGTTTGTGTTCACATTTTTTAATGTTGAATTTTCCTGATAGCCTTTTAAAACCTGAACCTTATCAATAGCTCTGGCAGGCAAGTTCTTCACTGCCATTTTACTATCACCATCGAAGAACTTTTTGCCTTCAACTAAGAGCTTATCCACCTTTTTTCCTTGAACAGTTACGCTCCCATCTTCTTCCACTTCAACGCCAGGTAATTTCTTTAATACATCTTCCAACTTTCGCTCATTCCCCTTGGTAAATGCTTCCGTTTTATAAATCAAAGTATCTCCAGATAAGGTTACTGGCATTTCTTTAACCACCTGTACTTCATCCATCAAGCCTTGATCTTGTGACAATGGAATGATTAGATTCTGAATTCTATCCGGATCTGTAGTGATATGTTTTATGAAAGGAACGTAGCCTACAAAACTAGCTCTCAATTCCAACAGTACGCCTGTCTCGATGGTCATCTTGAATTTCCCAGAGGCATCCGTAACCGCAAACGACTTGATTTCATTTGTGGTCGTATCCTTCAAAAGCACATTAGCATAAGGTATGGGTGTATTTAAAGAATCTACTACTTTACCTTCCATGCTGTAGTAATCTTTACTTTTCTGCGCCAAAACAGCGCAAGAAAATAGGATTACTGAAAAAATTGTGAGAGTGATGGCTTTCATGTCCATGACTTAACCGCCTATTACGATTTCAATGTTCGAGCCATCTCCTTTACCTTGATATCTCTGCATCATCTCTTTCATCTTTTCTTCAGAAATGGCCTGAAATTCTTCTAGCGTTACTTCTTTTCCCTGATCAGGTACTCTAATCTCTTCTTGCTCCTGATAATTCAAATTCACTTTTGTGCATATAAAGTGACGACCGTTCGATTTTAATTCGAGAATTAAGCCTGGCAGTCCGAAATAAGTCGTTGGACCCTGAGCAACGGGAATATCCATGGTAAACCAAGCATCAATATGAGTGGTGTCTTTGGTTATTTCCATTTCCTCCATACCGGTGGCAAATCTCCGAGCATCCGAAATTCGAGTATATACTGCTTTTCTACAGCTGTAATCCCCAATTTGCTTGGTTTCAGTGCCAATTTTCCACTCATACTTTGGCAGACTGTCAATAACTAAAAATCTCTTTCCCATTAATTCCTGACTATTTCTGTATTTTCCCTCTTCCAGATTGCGGTACAGCTTATCCTTTGAACTTCCATTAGAAATTACCAATTCCATCCCATTGGAGGAAGCACTTGCCGGTCCTGAGTTCACACTCTCTTCCTGTTCCCACAACGACTCTTTTGCATTAAACTTTAATGTGTAAGTCTTTTGCATCTTCTTGAGCAGTTGCTGTTTTACAGCTTGCATCTCTTGCGGTGACATGGCGCTTGAGTCTAAAGAAAGTTCGATTTGACTCCTGCTTTCATAGGTGGCCACTCCACTGAATTGTTGTGCAAACAGGCCTGAAGCCAATAGTACACCGATGAATGTTATAATAAGCGTT
This is a stretch of genomic DNA from Marivirga harenae. It encodes these proteins:
- a CDS encoding GLPGLI family protein, which encodes MKTLIITFIGVLLASGLFAQQFSGVATYESRSQIELSLDSSAMSPQEMQAVKQQLLKKMQKTYTLKFNAKESLWEQEESVNSGPASASSNGMELVISNGSSKDKLYRNLEEGKYRNSQELMGKRFLVIDSLPKYEWKIGTETKQIGDYSCRKAVYTRISDARRFATGMEEMEITKDTTHIDAWFTMDIPVAQGPTTYFGLPGLILELKSNGRHFICTKVNLNYQEQEEIRVPDQGKEVTLEEFQAISEEKMKEMMQRYQGKGDGSNIEIVIGG